Proteins co-encoded in one Colletes latitarsis isolate SP2378_abdomen chromosome 2, iyColLati1, whole genome shotgun sequence genomic window:
- the Dsh gene encoding segment polarity protein dishevelled, which translates to MEETKIIYHIDDEETPYLVKLTISPERVTLADFKNVLNRPNYKYFFKSMDDDFGVVKEEIVDDDAHLPCFNGRVVSWLVSAEGSNVSDGASQCTDSVAHSEAKHDRVDHVTPGHTNRGPPPLSHDDTLTETESIISSRQGHHLHKSSRHHSDKYEKYNKYNGLRINGHSKHRSGHGYETASILSSDLETTTFLESDDDASSRITSTTGRHTNMSSTVDRATLDRRRPQRRRRHRLPPMSRTSSFSSITDSTMSLNIITVSLNMDTVTFLGISIVGQSNKGGDGGIYVGSIMKGGAVALDGRIEPGDMILQVNDINFENMSNDEAVRVLREVVQKSGPVKLVVAKCWDPNPKGYFTIPRTEPVRPIDPGAWVAHTAAIRGEGFPPRPPSATTLTSTSSSLASTLPDTERPLEELHLTVNTDMPTIVRAMARPDSGLEIRDRMWLKITIPNAFIGADVVDWLNNHVEGFIDRRDARKYASLMLKAGFIRHTVNKITFSEQCYYIFGDLCSAMSSMKLDCDTVGPLPPPNAWDMPYSGTYAPHSATGYSPMPFNFTNEPTVYGYHREESVHSGSGGSSAGSEHICKEPIHDLKSCSSASETELHIPSVPTMPSKNSGNGNGSNGKRSNGSRSRSSGSEQSVQTGTGSGNQQNQQDLSERRMHEETHTQTSDLDNNSRDNIYEEDILEYQFLHK; encoded by the exons CGATGATTTTGG TGTGGTGAAAGAAGAAATTGTAGATGATGATGCTCATCTTCCCTGTTTCAATGGACGTGTTGTCTCTTGG TTGGTGTCGGCTGAAGGCAGTAATGTGTCAGATGGTGCATCACAGTGCACAGATTCAGTGGCACATAGCGAGGCAAAGCACGATCGTGTTGACCATGTAACACCTGGCCACACAAATCGTGGTCCACCTCCACTTTCGCATGATGACACTTTAACTGAAACTGAAAGTATTATAAGTAGTCGACAAGGGCATCATTTACATAAAAGTTCGAGACATCATTCAGACAAAtacgaaaaatataataagtatAATG GACTTCGTATAAATGGTCATTCAAAGCACAGATCAGGCCATGGTTATGAGACTGCTTCTATTTTAAGTTCAGATTTAGAAACAACAACGTTTTTAGAGTCAGATGACGATGCAAGTAGCCGCATAACGTCAACAACTGGCAGACATACCAATATGAGTAGTACAGTTGACAGAGCTACCTTAG ATCGGCGTAGACCACAGAGAAGACGGCGTCACAGATTACCACCTATGTCTAGAACATCATCCTTTAGCAGTATCACAGACAGTACAATGTCCTTAAATATTATAACAGTTTCGTTAAATATGGATACTGTTACCTTCCTCGGGATTAGTATTGTTGGTCAAAGTAACAAGGGTGGAGATGGGGGAATCTATGTTGGTTCAATAATGAAAGG GGGAGCTGTTGCTTTAGATGGTCGAATAGAACCTGGAGATATGATTCTTCAAGTAAACGATATTAACTTTGAaaatatgtctaatgacgaggCAGTTAGAGTACTACGCGAAGTGGTTCAGAAATCAGG ACCAGTGAAATTAGTAGTTGCAAAATGCTGGGATCCTAATCCAAAAGGATATTTTACAATACCACGCACAGAACCTGTAAGACCTATAGATCCTGGTGCTTGGGTGGCACATACAGCTGCTATAAGGGGTGAAGGTTTTCCTCCACGCCCACCAAGTGCCACGACTTTAACATCGACGTCGAGTAGTCTTGCAAGCACATTGCCAGATACAGAAA GGCCGTTAGAGGAACTTCATCTTACAGTGAATACTGATATGCCAACAATAGTAAGAGCAATGGCTCGGCCGGACTCGGGTTTGGAGATTCGTGATCGTATGTGGCTTAAAATAACAATACCGAATGCATTTATTGGTGCAGACGTGGTGGATTGGCTTAATAATCATGTAGAAGGATTTATTGATCGTCGCGATGCAAGAAAATATGCATCTCTCATGCTAAAAGCTGGTTTTATTAGGCACAcagtaaataaaataacattttccGAACAATGTTATTATATATTTGGCGATCTGTGTTCAGCCATGAGTAGCATGAAGCTAGATTGCGATACAGTTGGGCCATTACCACCACCAAATGCCTGGGATATGCCTTATTCAGGAACATATGCACCTCATTCTGCAACTGGATACAGTCCAATGCCATTTAATTTCACTAACGAACCAACTGTTTATGGTTATCATCGAGAAGAAAGTGTTCATAGTGGTTCAG GAGGTAGTAGCGCAGGTAGTGAGCACATTTGCAAAGAACCTATCCATGATTTAAAGTCCTGTTCTTCAGCGTCTGAAACCGAATTGCATATTCCGTCGGTGCCAACTATGCCGAGTAAGAATTCTGGTAATGGAAATGGTTCGAACGGAAAGAGGTCTAATGGTAGTCGCAGTCGTTCCAGTGGTTCTGAACAGTCTGTGCAGACAGGAACTGGTTCAGGAAATCAACAGAACCAACAAGACTTATCTG AACGGCGTATGCACGAGGAAACTCATACACAGACTAGCGATTTGGACAACAATAGCAGAGACAATATCT ACGAAGAAGACATTTTGGAGTACCAGTTTCTGCATAAGTGA